One window from the genome of Candidatus Neptunochlamydia vexilliferae encodes:
- a CDS encoding SufE family protein, which translates to MSTQSCLEKQAELKKVFSTLKSWEERYNHVIKMGRSLPPIAKEDQIEENRVKGCQSTLYLKVSCVDGRLKLQASSDALISAGLASLITYVYNGELPRAVLECPPLFLKEIALLDALSPGRAIGLKSLYQKLQQECLKWL; encoded by the coding sequence ATGAGCACACAATCTTGCCTGGAGAAACAGGCCGAACTTAAAAAAGTTTTTTCCACCCTGAAGAGTTGGGAAGAGCGATACAACCATGTCATTAAGATGGGACGCTCCCTTCCCCCTATCGCCAAGGAAGACCAGATCGAGGAAAACCGGGTAAAGGGATGCCAAAGCACCCTCTACCTTAAGGTGAGCTGCGTTGATGGACGTCTAAAGCTCCAGGCGAGTTCTGATGCCCTGATTTCGGCAGGACTCGCCTCTCTTATTACCTATGTCTATAATGGGGAGCTTCCCAGGGCGGTGCTCGAGTGTCCTCCCCTCTTCCTGAAGGAAATCGCCCTTCTTGATGCCCTCTCCCCTGGACGGGCCATTGGACTGAAGAGTCTCTACCAAAAACTGCAACAAGAGTGTCTAAAATGGCTGTAG
- a CDS encoding M24 family metallopeptidase codes for MNIDEIQRQLKFYQIDGWLLYDFHGSNPLALSVMEVPEPVLMTRRCFYWVPQVGAPSKIVHQIESHNLDHLPGEKKVYFSWKEMHRTLAETVQGAKSVAMEYSPNQDIPTASVIDGGLIELIRGFGPQVVSSAPFLQTFTCLWSKKQYAQHKEAARVLEEAVEGAWRGIAAGKLTDEYQVQQFILGEFEKNGCVTEGEPICAVNANSADPHYVPTQDTCAPIQKGDFVLIDLWCKKKGGVFADITRVGVVGEPTALHEEIFAIVREAQKKGTDLIIERYREGKEVKGAEVDQVVREVIEKKGYGNYFTHRTGHNIHTTNHGPGANLDGIETLDDRPLIPRTCFSIEPGIYLPGEFGVRLEYDVYIHEEGTVEVTLPPQEKIDFASS; via the coding sequence CTTTCTGTGATGGAGGTCCCTGAGCCTGTTCTCATGACCCGCCGGTGCTTTTATTGGGTCCCCCAAGTCGGGGCCCCCTCTAAAATCGTCCATCAGATCGAGTCTCACAATCTCGATCACCTTCCGGGAGAGAAAAAGGTCTACTTTAGTTGGAAAGAGATGCACCGGACCCTTGCAGAAACTGTGCAGGGAGCAAAAAGTGTTGCGATGGAATACTCTCCCAACCAAGACATTCCGACGGCATCGGTGATCGATGGAGGGCTCATTGAGCTTATTCGAGGATTTGGTCCCCAGGTGGTCAGCTCGGCCCCCTTTTTACAAACATTTACCTGCCTCTGGTCCAAGAAGCAATACGCCCAGCATAAAGAAGCGGCTAGGGTTCTCGAAGAGGCCGTTGAAGGGGCATGGAGAGGAATTGCTGCTGGAAAGCTGACCGATGAGTACCAGGTACAGCAGTTTATTTTAGGGGAGTTTGAAAAAAATGGGTGTGTGACCGAAGGGGAGCCCATTTGCGCAGTCAATGCGAATAGCGCCGATCCCCACTATGTGCCGACCCAGGACACTTGTGCCCCGATCCAAAAAGGGGACTTTGTCTTGATCGACCTTTGGTGCAAAAAAAAGGGTGGGGTTTTTGCTGACATTACCCGTGTCGGAGTGGTTGGAGAGCCCACGGCGCTCCATGAAGAGATCTTTGCGATTGTGAGGGAGGCGCAAAAGAAGGGGACCGACCTGATCATCGAGAGGTACCGCGAAGGAAAAGAGGTGAAGGGAGCTGAAGTCGACCAGGTGGTGCGTGAGGTGATCGAAAAAAAGGGATATGGGAACTACTTTACCCACCGAACCGGGCACAACATCCACACGACCAACCATGGGCCTGGGGCCAACCTCGATGGGATCGAAACCCTCGATGACCGTCCCCTAATTCCTCGCACTTGCTTTTCGATTGAGCCAGGGATTTACCTGCCAGGGGAGTTTGGTGTACGGCTAGAGTATGATGTTTACATCCACGAAGAAGGAACTGTAGAGGTGACCCTTCCCCCTCAGGAGAAGATTGATTTCGCGAGCTCCTGA